A DNA window from Rhodococcus sp. Z13 contains the following coding sequences:
- the proB gene encoding glutamate 5-kinase has protein sequence MSDTREVISHARTVVVKIGSSAITSLVGGLDHARLDRLVDALEARIQAGSSVVVVSSGAVGAGLAPLGLTTRPRDLATKQAAASVGQLAVADAWGNSFARYGRVVGQVLLTADDIGRRTQHRNAQRTLDRLRSLGAIPVVNENDTVATVELRFGDNDRLAALVAHLVGADALILLSDVDGLYDGDPRKGAANLIPEVNSPEDLDGVVAGSGGALGTGGMASKLSAARLAADSGVPVLLTSASQADRALGAADVGTAFAARPQRMSARRFWVRHAADVHGALHLDEGAVRAVTDRRRSLLAAGITGMSGSFHAGDVVGLVAPDGRTVARGVVAYDQSELDFMIGFSTSQLPPDLQRPVVHADDLVRV, from the coding sequence ATGAGCGACACCCGGGAGGTCATCTCCCACGCCCGCACCGTCGTGGTCAAGATCGGATCCTCGGCGATCACCAGTCTCGTGGGCGGACTCGACCACGCCCGGCTCGACCGTCTCGTCGACGCCCTCGAAGCTCGTATCCAGGCGGGATCCAGCGTGGTCGTCGTGTCCTCCGGCGCCGTCGGGGCCGGGCTCGCGCCGCTCGGCCTGACCACCCGGCCGCGCGACCTCGCCACCAAGCAGGCCGCCGCGAGCGTCGGGCAGCTCGCCGTCGCCGACGCCTGGGGCAACTCCTTCGCCCGCTACGGCCGCGTCGTCGGGCAGGTGCTGCTCACCGCCGACGACATCGGACGCCGCACCCAGCACCGCAACGCCCAACGCACCCTCGACCGGCTCCGCTCCCTCGGGGCGATCCCGGTGGTCAACGAGAACGACACCGTCGCCACCGTCGAACTGCGGTTCGGCGACAACGACCGGCTCGCCGCGCTCGTCGCGCATCTCGTCGGCGCCGACGCGCTGATCCTGCTGTCCGACGTCGACGGCCTCTACGACGGCGATCCGCGCAAGGGCGCTGCCAACCTCATCCCCGAGGTGAACTCACCCGAGGACCTCGACGGTGTGGTCGCCGGATCGGGCGGTGCCCTCGGCACGGGCGGGATGGCCTCGAAGCTGTCCGCCGCGCGCCTGGCCGCCGACTCGGGTGTGCCGGTGCTGCTCACCTCGGCGTCCCAGGCCGACCGCGCCCTCGGCGCCGCCGATGTCGGCACCGCCTTCGCGGCGCGCCCCCAGCGGATGTCCGCCCGGCGCTTCTGGGTGCGGCACGCCGCCGACGTCCACGGCGCCCTGCACCTCGACGAAGGGGCGGTGCGCGCGGTGACCGACCGTCGCCGGTCGCTGCTCGCCGCCGGCATCACCGGCATGAGCGGCAGCTTCCACGCCGGCGACGTGGTGGGTCTGGTCGCTCCCGACGGCCGTACCGTCGCGCGCGGGGTGGTGGCCTACGACCAGTCCGAACTCGACTTCATGATCGGGTTCTCCACCAGCCAGCTGCCGCCCGACCTGCAGCGGCCCGTGGTGCACGCCGACGATCTCGTGCGGGTCTGA
- the rpmA gene encoding 50S ribosomal protein L27 — protein sequence MAHKKGASSSRNGRDSNAKRLGVKRFGGQAVNAGEIIVRQRGTHFHPGVNVGRGGDDTLFALAAGAVEFGTKRGRKTINIVPVAAEA from the coding sequence ATGGCACACAAGAAGGGTGCATCCAGCTCCCGTAACGGTCGCGATTCGAACGCCAAGCGACTCGGCGTCAAGCGCTTCGGTGGCCAGGCCGTCAACGCCGGCGAGATCATCGTGCGCCAGCGCGGCACCCACTTCCACCCCGGCGTGAACGTCGGACGTGGCGGCGACGACACGCTGTTCGCTCTCGCTGCCGGTGCCGTCGAGTTCGGCACCAAGCGCGGTCGCAAGACCATCAACATCGTCCCGGTTGCGGCAGAGGCCTGA
- the obgE gene encoding GTPase ObgE — protein sequence MSRFIDRVVLHVSAGKGGNGCASVHREKFKPLGGPDGGNGGNGGDVVLEVDRNVHTLLDFHFHQHAKASNGAQGAGGNRNGANGGDLVLKVPDGTVVLDRNGRILADLVGEGTRFVAAHGGRGGLGNAALASKARKAPGFALLGEEGEELDLVLELKSVADVGLVGFPSAGKSSLVSVLSAAKPKIADYPFTTLVPNLGVVQSGDVTFTVADVPGLIPGASEGRGLGLDFLRHLERCAVLAHVVDCATLEPGRDPISDIDALEAELAAYQPALAGDSGLGDLAERPRIVILNKADVPDAKELAEFVTPELEARGWPVFTISAVSREGLRPLTFALARMVAEYREAHPPAEPTRPVIRPVPRDEESFTVVPDPEVPGGFVVRGTRPERWVRQTAFDNDEAVGYLADRLARLGVEDKLVELGAEPGCSVTIGDVSFEWEPQTQAGVDIVPTGRGTDARLDRVDRVSATERRHAKKVRRGLATDDDFE from the coding sequence ATGTCCCGCTTCATCGACCGGGTGGTGCTGCACGTCAGCGCCGGTAAGGGCGGTAACGGCTGTGCCTCCGTCCACCGCGAGAAGTTCAAGCCGCTCGGCGGCCCCGACGGTGGTAACGGAGGCAACGGCGGTGACGTCGTCCTCGAGGTCGACCGCAACGTGCACACCCTGCTCGACTTCCACTTCCACCAGCACGCCAAGGCGTCCAACGGCGCCCAGGGCGCCGGCGGCAACCGCAACGGCGCCAACGGCGGCGACCTGGTCCTGAAGGTCCCGGACGGCACCGTCGTGCTCGACCGCAACGGCCGCATCCTCGCCGACCTCGTCGGTGAGGGCACCCGCTTCGTCGCCGCACACGGTGGTCGCGGTGGACTCGGCAACGCCGCCCTCGCCTCGAAGGCCCGCAAGGCCCCCGGCTTCGCCCTGCTCGGCGAGGAGGGCGAAGAGCTCGACCTCGTCCTCGAACTGAAGTCCGTCGCCGACGTCGGTCTCGTCGGGTTCCCCTCCGCCGGCAAGTCGTCGCTGGTGTCGGTGCTCTCGGCGGCCAAGCCGAAGATCGCCGACTACCCGTTCACCACGCTCGTCCCGAATCTCGGGGTGGTGCAGTCCGGCGACGTCACCTTCACCGTCGCCGACGTCCCGGGCCTGATCCCCGGCGCCAGCGAGGGCCGTGGTCTCGGCCTCGACTTCCTCCGCCACCTCGAGCGGTGCGCCGTGCTCGCCCACGTCGTCGACTGCGCGACCCTCGAACCCGGCCGCGATCCGATCTCCGACATCGACGCCCTCGAGGCGGAGCTCGCCGCCTACCAGCCGGCGCTGGCCGGCGACAGCGGCCTCGGCGACCTCGCCGAACGCCCCCGCATCGTCATCCTGAACAAGGCCGACGTGCCCGACGCGAAGGAACTCGCCGAGTTCGTCACCCCCGAACTCGAGGCCCGCGGCTGGCCGGTGTTCACCATCTCCGCCGTGAGCCGCGAGGGCCTGCGGCCGCTGACCTTCGCGCTGGCCCGGATGGTCGCCGAGTACCGAGAGGCGCACCCGCCGGCCGAACCGACCCGCCCGGTGATCCGTCCCGTCCCGCGCGACGAGGAGAGCTTCACCGTCGTGCCCGACCCCGAGGTGCCCGGCGGCTTCGTCGTCCGCGGTACCCGGCCCGAGCGGTGGGTGCGGCAGACGGCCTTCGACAACGACGAAGCGGTGGGATACCTCGCCGACCGGCTCGCCCGTCTCGGCGTCGAGGACAAGCTCGTCGAGCTCGGCGCGGAACCGGGCTGCTCCGTCACCATCGGCGACGTCAGCTTCGAGTGGGAGCCGCAGACCCAGGCCGGCGTGGACATCGTGCCCACGGGCCGCGGCACCGACGCCCGCCTCGACCGGGTGGACCGCGTCAGCGCCACCGAACGCCGCCACGCCAAGAAGGTCCGGCGCGGCCTGGCCACGGACGACGATTTCGAATAG
- the rplU gene encoding 50S ribosomal protein L21: protein MATYAIVKTGGKQYKVAEGDLVKVEKIEGEPGAAVSLAPVLVVDGSELTTDADKLAKVTVTGEIVEHTKGPKIRIHKFKNKTGYHKRQGHRQKLTVVKVTGIK, encoded by the coding sequence ATGGCAACGTACGCGATCGTCAAGACCGGCGGTAAGCAGTACAAGGTCGCTGAAGGCGACCTCGTCAAGGTCGAGAAGATCGAGGGTGAGCCCGGCGCTGCTGTCTCGCTCGCCCCGGTCCTCGTCGTCGACGGATCCGAACTGACCACCGATGCCGACAAGCTGGCCAAGGTCACGGTCACCGGCGAGATCGTCGAGCACACCAAGGGCCCGAAGATCCGCATCCACAAGTTCAAGAACAAGACCGGCTACCACAAGCGTCAGGGTCACCGTCAGAAGCTGACGGTCGTCAAGGTCACCGGCATCAAGTAA